Genomic DNA from Salvia miltiorrhiza cultivar Shanhuang (shh) chromosome 1, IMPLAD_Smil_shh, whole genome shotgun sequence:
AATTTTTATAGTCTGTGGATTACTACATCAAATTAAAAGGTCGTTGAaaaatttcgaaaaaaatgaAACTTCATGAATTTACtgacaattaaccctttaaataaTATCTGAAATATTGACGTGTTTGAGTCCATGACAAGCATTTTGGTTATCAAATTTCAATAAGTAAGTAGATTATTacactttaaataattattttagttataatattttaaaagccGTTTAAATTGGGATGAGAGATTGAAATTCGTCTTTGATTACTTATTCTTACAAAATGGAAGAAAACCATTGAATTATTTGGTTAgcattttctttttgtttttatgaAACGAATTTTAGTAtataatgtactccctccgtcccactagacttgacacttttgagttgggcacgaaaattaagaataaatggttaagagtgtaaagtaggtaggatccacttattttatgtgagtagagaaagtagggaccacatactattttaggaaagtgcaaattctagtgggacaaacaaaaaaggcaagtgtgccaagtctagtgggacggagggagtatttcatttatttttaaatcggGGAGTTTCCATAGATTTTGGTGGAATTTGTTTGTGCACACAGACATATTGTGGTTGCGGATTCAGCTTTGCCCgtgaccaaaataaaacttagaAGCTTACAATTTATTTAACGCTACTAAATGTATTTCAAACTCTTTTACTAATAATCCTTCTCCCCTTCTTTATAATTACTCCATCTCTTTAGTTccaaaaacaataaaaagaaaattttatatatatcttcCCTCCTATCGCTGAAACCTCAGACTAaattgaagagagagaagaagaagaagcagcagcTTCAGATTCCCTCCTCTGGGTTTTAACCCTcccccctctttctctctctagagtCACACACTCCCAATTCACAATCGGATGTAGTCGCCTGCTGATCTCCATAAAACTCCCCAAACAATCCAACGGAACGCATAAACCACCGCAGTTTCTCGCATATCTTTCTGGTCTGTGTGCAGAAATGGCGGAAACGAAGGGAAAAAAGAAGAGGCTATCGATAAACCTCTCCTTTCTCGCACTCTCCGACTCCAGAAAACGAGCCAACGCCCGCTTCCTGCCGACGCATTTCGAGGGACCGAACGGCGTCGTGGGGCTCGGCATTCTCGCGGCCATGAGAGCTGATCGCCAGCCGCATCACGATCTGTTTCGCAACAACGGTGCCGTTCTGGCGATTTCTCCAAAATCGGCGTCCAACTCCATCCACATAATCAACAGTAGTCATAAGAAGATCAGCGCGGAGGAGTGCGAGGAGTACACTTGTGTGATTTCTCACGTGGGGAAGAATCTCGTGAAGAAGAAGGAGTATTTCGAGGCTGAGATTTTGGGGGCTAATGATGGGTGTGCGGGTGTTTTTACTGGAAACGGCGGCGGTTATGCGGCGGAGAGCGGTGGTGCTGAAACCTACGCCGGTTTTCTGAATTCCTGCGTCCTATGCGAGAAGAAGCTCCATGGCTTGGATGTTTTTATGTACAGGTAAAATTCGATAACTATTTAGTTTTAGTAGTTGATCATGATTTGAGATGAGATTAGATGATTTTGTTGTACTAATTGTTATACTACTGTTTGATTGTTAGATTATGTCTTACTTTTATGGCTAATTTTGAGCTGTCCGTGATGGTGAATTTGGTTATGCTTTATGCTTATTCCATGTTTTAGGTATCCTTTTGGAATAATATCtagtttatttttgatgatttcgATTCGATTCATCTTTGCAATATATTTTTGGCATTGGAATTGCtttattgagagagagagagagagagagagagagagagatgctaAAAATGAAGTAGATAAAGAACCTAATTGGTGCCCCAAAAGCTGAATGGATCACAATGCAATCTCACTTACTTTATATACAAGATTCTCACAAAAGACTTACAGTATGTATTGTAGTGGAAAGGGTATAGTTAGTAAAGCGCTACTTCTGTGGCTGTTGTGTTTTCTGGGTGACTGGAACAGCAGTCGTACTCAGAAATGAGATTCATCAGTTTAAAGTTAAATACCGCAATATTTGTAGTTTGTTTGTTGATGGTAAAGATTATTGGACAAGGGCACTAAAACATGTATGCTAGATGAAGGTGATTTCAGAAAGCAAGTAGTTAGAAGAGTTTGGTTTCCTTTCATACGGTTTATAGCAAGAGGCTCGAGTCGCTCATAATTGCCTTTTAGAGAAATTAGCATAGAATTCACTGCTTTAACTTATCACTTATCCGCATGTTTTCATAAAAATGGAGTGGAATTATAATCTTTAGGGGGTTCCAAGAGTTTCTCAAATAAGTTTTGGAACAACTTTTGGCAAGAAACAAATTATTATACTGGTagtattttttagaaaataatgcACCATCACATTTCTCATGTACTAATGTAATGAGGAAAAGTAGTTTATAATCTCTAGTATATATTTATGTAACTTACTCTGGAGATGGAGTGGA
This window encodes:
- the LOC130988515 gene encoding FCS-Like Zinc finger 14-like, producing the protein MAETKGKKKRLSINLSFLALSDSRKRANARFLPTHFEGPNGVVGLGILAAMRADRQPHHDLFRNNGAVLAISPKSASNSIHIINSSHKKISAEECEEYTCVISHVGKNLVKKKEYFEAEILGANDGCAGVFTGNGGGYAAESGGAETYAGFLNSCVLCEKKLHGLDVFMYRGDKAFCSTECRCKQISMDEQKEKCHSKARARMKHSVSPFSVAAA